One part of the Mustela erminea isolate mMusErm1 chromosome 11, mMusErm1.Pri, whole genome shotgun sequence genome encodes these proteins:
- the SOSTDC1 gene encoding sclerostin domain-containing protein 1, translating to MLPPAIHFYLIPLACILMKSCLAFKNDATEILYSHVVKPVPAYPSSNSTMNQARNGGRHFSNTGLDRNTRVQVGCRELRSTKYISDGQCTSISPLKELVCAGECLPLPVLPNWIGGGYGTKYWSRRSSQEWRCVNDKTRTQRIQLQCQDGSTRTYKITVVTACKCKRYTRQHNESSHNFESMSPAKPAQHHRERKRASKSSKHSLS from the exons ATGCTTCCTCCTGCCATTCATTTCTATCTCATTCCCCTTGCATGCATCCTAATGAAAAGctgtttggcttttaaaaatgatgccaCAGAAATCCTTTATTCACATGTGGTTAAACCTGTTCCAGCATACCCCAGCAGCAACAGCACGATGAATCAAGCCAGAAATGGAGGCAGGCATTTCAGTAACACTGGACTGGATCGGAACA cTCGAGTTCAAGTGGGTTGCCGGGAACTACGTTCCACCAAATACATCTCTGATGGCCAGTGCACCAGCATCAGCCCTCTGAAAGAGCTGGTGTGTGCCGGTGAGTGCTTGCCCCTGCCGGTGCTCCCCAACTGGATTGGAGGGGGCTATGGAACCAAGTACTGGAGCAGGAGGAGCTCCCAGGAATGGAGGTGTGTCAATGACAAAACGCGTACCCAGAGAATCCAGCTGCAGTGCCAAGATGGGAGCACACGCACCTACAAGATCACAGTGGTCACCGCCTGCAAGTGCAAGAGGTACACTCGACAGCACAACGAGTCCAGTCACAACTTTGAGAGCATGTCGCCTGCCAAGCCCGCCCAGCACCACAGAGAGCGGAAAAGAGCCAGCAAATCCAGCAAGCACAGCCTGAGTTAG